The genomic stretch GGGGACCTCCAGGCCGAGGTCGCGCTGCTCGAGCACCTTGCCGTCGCGGGTCCGGGCCGCCCGCACCCAGCCGGAGCAGTAGTCGCCGTACAGGTAGGCGCCGCGCAGGCCGCCGATGCGCCGGCCGCGGTAGACGAACCCGCCGATCACGGTGCAGCCGTCGTCCCGCCCGTACTCGATCACCGGGTCGACGGCCCCGTCGGGCCGGTCGCCGCCGTTGAAGGGATGGCGGCCCTCGCGCCGGTTCCAGCCGTAGTTGCGCCCGCCCGACCCGGCCGGCTCGAAGTCGATCTCCTCGTAGGCGTTCTGGCCGACGTCGCCGATCCACAGGTCGCCGGTGGCGGCGTCGAACGAGAAGCGCCACGGGTTGCGCAGCCCGTAGGCCCAGATCTCGGGGCGGGCGCCGTCGCGACCGACGAACGGGTTGTCGGAGGGCACCCCGTAGGCACGGCCCCCGGCCGGTCGCGGGTCGATGCGGAGGATCTTGCCGAGCAGGGTGCCGAGCGACTGGCCGCTGCCCAGGGGGTCGCCGCCGCCCCCGCCGTCGCCGAAGGCGATGTAGAGGTGGTCGTCGGGCCCGAAGGCGAGCTGGCCGCCGTTGTGGTTGCCGAACGGGTCCTCGATGCGCAGCACCGACCGCTGGGAGCCCGGGTCGGCCCGCCGGCCGGCCATGGCCAGCTCGGCGATCTGGTGGTCGCCCTCCCGGTCGGTGTAGTGGAGGTACAGATAGCGGCCGTCGGGCGAGAAGGCCAGGCCGAGCAGCCCCTGCTCCCCGCCGGCGGTGACCTGGTCGGAGATGTCGGCCACCGGGGCCGGGTCGAGCTGGCCGCCGCGGATCGCCCGCACCCTGCCCACCTGCTCGACCACGTACAGGGTGCGCTCGCCCGGCCGCAGGGCCATGGCCACCGGCTGCTCCAGCTCGGCCACCGGCACGAGGCGGACGTCCGCCGCCCGGAACTGGGCGCTGGGCGCGGTCCCGGCCCGGGCGGCCGTGGTCGTGGGCTCCTCGGTGGTCGACGGCGCCGCCGTCGTCGAGGTGACGCTGGTCGCCGACCCGGCCTCCTGACCGGGGTCGTCCCCCGAGCAGGCGGCGATCACCAGGGCGAGGACGAGGAACGCGGCGGGGCCGCGCAGGGCTGGGCGCATGATGGACATTGTCGTCGGCTACGACGTAGTTTGCTCGCCTGCGGCCCGCTGCCGTAGCCACAGCGACGCGGTCGTGGGCTGCATCGTCCGGTCGGCCACGGCCAGCAGCTCGCCGGTCAGGGCGTCCAGGTCGACCTGGTCGCGCAGGCGGGCCGCGAAGGCGTCAACGGTGCGGGCGGCGTCGAAGCGGCGCCGGTTGAAGCGGCGGTCCACCACCTCCTGGACCCGGCGCCGGGCCGGCTGGAACATCGCCGCCACGGCCAGGGTGGCGGCCGCCACCACCAGGCTGGAGCTCTCCGGCAGCAGCCGGCCCAGGCCCAGCACGACGGCGGCGTAGCCCAGGCCGAGCAGGGCGGTCAGCAGCGTCCAGGCCACCGTGCGGCTGATGATGTGGTCCAGGTCGTACAGCCGGTAGCGCAGGATCGACGCCCCGGTGGCCAGCGGCAGCAGGGCCAGGCAGAGGGCCAGGGACGCCAGCACCACCGGGTCCCGCCCGAAGGCCCCGGCGACGAGGGCGACCAGCAGCAGCAGCGACGCCAGGGCCGCGGCCAGGGCCAGCCAGCGCAGCTGGAGCCGCTCCACCCCGCGGGCGCGCCGGAACCGCACCACCATCGACCCGGCCGCGATCAGCAGCGACAGCGCCACCACGACGATGCCGGCCAGCGCCGCGGGCAGCAGCACAGGGGCCAGGGCCGGGATGGCCAGGGCGTTGCCGTAGTACTCGGGCGCCAGCGGGTCGGACTGGACGACGAGCCCCACCATCGTCACCACCGGCGCGGCCGCGGCCACCCTGGCCCACCATCGCCAGCGGGGCGAGGGCAGCGACCCGGTCGGGGTCAGCAGCAGCACGAATCCGGCGCAGGACAGTGCGACGAAGAAGGACGAGTAGACGAGCCCGACCAGGTGGCGGGCGCCGGGGAGCGATCCGGGCCGGACGAGCAGCCCGTACTTCACGTACGGTTCCACCAGCACGTTGGTGGCCACCCCGAGGCCGACGCCGAGCAGCAGCCAGCCGACCGGGTGGCGGGGCCGGTGGCTGGCCACCAGCGCGCCCACGGTCGTCGCGCTCACCACCACGAGGACGACGGGACCGACCGTGGCGATGGTGGGCGGCGCCGATTCCACGCCCGCGAGCCACGTCTGCGACGCGAGCCACCCCCCGGGAACCAGGCTCAGCATCGTCACGCCGGCGACCGCCCAGGCCAGCACGGCCGGCCAGCGGGACGCCCGGGCCGATTCGGCAGCTGCGCTCGTCGCCATGGTCGCAGTATGGCCGGGCCGCGTCCCGGCAGCGTTACGGGCGGGTCAGCGGGGGCGGGTCGGGAGGGCGACGCCCATGCGGATCAGGAGGCGCTGGACGCGGCGGTCGATGGCGTCGCGGATGCAGCGGACGGACTCGGCGTCCTTGCCCCGCGGGTCGTCGATGCACCAGTCCTCGCTGCGCCGGCCGCCGGCCAGGTCGTCCTGGTCATAGCCCATCACCACGACCAGCTCGGCCCCGTCGAGCAGGGCCGGCGACGGCGGCTCGGTGGCGACCCTGGCAAGGTCGACGCCCAGCTCGGCCAGGGACGCGGCGACCGCCGGGTCGGGGTCGACGGCGGCCGGGCTGGCCGAGACGGCCCGGACCCGGCCCTTGGAGCGATGGGCGAGCAGGGCCGCGGCGACCAGGCTGCGGGCGTCGTCGGCCACCCCGAGGAAGACCACCGTCCGGGCGGGACGCGGGACCGGCCGCCCGTTCCCGCCACCGGGCACGGCGACCAGCCGTGGCGGCGGCCCCCCTCGATCCCTGGCCGCCGCGGCCCCCGAACCGGTCCCACTCATTGCCACCACCGCCCAGCGACGTAGGCACGTACCTAGAAGACGTCACAGCCAGGTCCCAGGTTCCATCCCTATCCGCGCAGATACTGTCAATTCGGTGACACCGGACCTGTCCGGAAGTTGTCGGCTGTCCGGGGCGGCTGCTGTAGTGGGTCGATGCGACGGATCGGGGTGGAGGAGCGCCGGGCCCGACTCGGCCTGCGCCACCACCTGGCGGCCGAGACCCGCACGGACGTGGTCGAGGCGGCCCGCGACCTGGTCGGCCTGCACGGCACCGATCCGGCGACCGTCCACCTGGCCGCCCGGGCGCGGATGCGCGACCCCCAGGTCGCGGCCGTCGAGCAGGCGCTGTACGAGGACCGGACGCTGGTCCGGATCCTGGGCATGCGCCGGACGATGTTCGTCGAGCCGGTCGAGCTGATGCCGGTGGTCCAGGCGGCCTGCACCGACGCCATCGCCGTCCAGCAGCGCCGGCTGCTGCTCACGATGCTCGACCGGGCCGGGCTGACCGACGACCCGGCCGGCTGGGTCGAGGAGGTGGAGAAGGTCGCCGTCCGGGCCCTGGAGGCCCGGGGCGAGGCGACCGCCGCCGAGCTGGCCAGGGACGACCCGCGCCTGGCCCAGCAGATCGTGGTCGCCGCGGGCAAGCCATACGAGGGCCGCCAGAGCGTGGTCACCCGGATCCTGCTCCTGCTGGCCGCCGAGGGCCGCATCGTCCGGGGCCGCCCCCGCGGCTCCTGGGTCAGCGGCCAGTACCGCTGGTCGGTGGTGGACGCCTGGCTGCCGGAGGGCGTCGCCCCCTGGTCGCTCCAGGACGCCCAGACCGAGCTGGTCCGCCGCTGGCTGCGGGGGTTCGGGCCGGCCACCGTCGCCGACGTGAAGTGGTGGACGGGCCTGCCCATGGGTCAGGTCCGCAAGGCCGTGGCCGCCACCGGGGCGGTCGAGGTCGACCTCGACGGCGTGCCCGGCCTCGTCCTCCCCGACGACCTCGACCCGGTGCCGGCGCCCGAGCCCTGGGCGGCCCTGCTCCCCGCGCTCGACCCGACGACCATGGGCTGGGCCGGCCGCAACTTCTACCTCGGCCCGCACCGCCCCGTGCTGTTCGACCGCAACGGCAACGCCGGCCCGGCCATCTGGTGGGACGGCCGCGTCGTCGGCGGCTGGGCCCAGCGCAGGAGCGGCGAGGTCGTCCTGCGCCTCCTGGAGGACGTCGGCGCCGACGCCACCGGCGCCATCGAGGCCGAGGCGGCCCGCCTCGCCACCTGGTTCGGCCCGGTCCGGGTCACCCCCCGCTTCCGCACCCCCCTGGAGCGCGAGCTGGCCGCCTAGCCGGTGGGGTGGCCGGCGCTCAGAACTCGACCTCGGCCGTCTTCACCACCCCGGCGGTCCGGCCGGGTCCCGAGTGGTACCGCCAGTACATGTTGGTGTGGTCGATGACCTTGTCCGGCGACGGTGCGCCCCACTCGCTCAGGTCCTCGGTGGTGTGGGCGTCGCCCACCAGGGTCGTGTCGTACCCGCGGACGAACGCGCCGTGCAGCGTCGACCGGATGCACTCGTCGGTCTGGGCGCCGGTCACCAGCAGCCGGCCCACGCCCCGCTCGGCCAGCACCGACTCCAGGTCGGTGTCGTCGAACGAGTCGCCGTAGTGCTTGTGGACCAGCGGCTCGCCGTCCTCCCGGACCAGCTCCGGCACGTACTGCCACTCATCGCTGTCCCTGGCCAGCTGCTCGTCCGAGTGCTGCACCCAGACCACGGGCACCTGGCTGGCGCGGGCCCTCTCCACCAGCTGGCGGATGTTCGCGACCACCCTGTCCCGGTCGTAGGCGTTCGCGACGACGCCGTTCTGGACGTCGAGCACCATCAGCGCGGTGTTCGGTCGGTCGGTGAACCTGGACATGCGGCCTCCTCCGTCGTCCCTGCACGCGCCGCCGACCGCCCCATCATCACCCGCCGGCCCGACACCTCGCCGAGGAAGCCGACCCAGCGTTGCCCGGGCATGATCTCGAGCTGGTGGACGCGATCGGAGGGGCCGGCTTCGGGGCCGTCGAACTCGCTGGCGATGCGCTCCACATGCCGGCGTTGGTCCATGGACGGCGGTACCCGGGCGGTCCCGGGGTCGCCGCCGCCCTGGGGGAACTGGCGGCGCTCGACCTCCTCGGCGACCTGCTCGGCGTCCTCCAAGGCAAGCTGGCGGGCCTGGTGGCGGGCCGCGTCCTCGCCGGTCCGGAAGCCGCCGGCCTTCACGCAGCCGGTGCAGCTCAGCGCCGCTGTCACCGCGAGCGCCAGGACCCGCTTCGTCGTCTCCACATGCCGCCCAGGACGGCCCGCCCCGGCCCACCAGACCATCGGAGTCCGGCCTCAACTCATGGGGCTGGTGTCCCCGGGTGCGGCTGGGTAGTTCCGGCAACCAGCGGCGCAGCCCAGCCGCCCGAGCCGGTGCCGCCGCCGCTGCGCCGGGCTCGGCCGCCTTCACCTCGCGCTCGCGTTCGCGGGTCTGCTCCCCCTGGGCGACCTGCTGCTCGGCCTCGTCCTCGACCCCGCCCACCGGTCGCCACTTGGCGCCCTGGGCCCTGGCCGAGTGCGGTGGCCCGGCAGCCGGGTGGTCAAGGGTCGCCTGGGGCTGCCGGGCCGTACGGGCCGGCGGTCACTCCGACGGCATCAGGATCCAGAGGAGCGGGTAGACGATGATCTGGCTGCCCGGGATCACGATCAGGGTGACGACGAACAGGATCCTCATCATCGTCGCGCCTATCCCGAACCGGCGGGCCAGCCCGGCGCAGACCCCGCCCAGGATCCTGCCCTGGCGCGGCCGGACGAGCCCCTGACGACGAAACGCTTCCATTGCTGCGGTCCTCCATGACCTCGACTGTCCCTCCCACCCTAGGCGGATCACCCGGCAACGGCATCGGGAATCGGCCCGGGACCTGCCGCGGGCGGGTCAGGGTCCGATCAGGGACATCCCCGATGCCGGTTGCTGTGCTCCCGCCATGACGACCGACGGCCCGCCGACGCTGGCCGATCAGGTCAGCCGGCTGTACGACCTGATCGCCGGCTACCACGCCACCCACCGCGGCTGATCGCCGAGCGGGGGCTGGCCGGCCGCTGCGCTGGTCGCGGCAAGGCCTGGCCGCCGGGCCGGGTCAGGGCGTGGACGGGCTCTCCGGCTGGGCCTCCAGGACCCGCTTGGCGATCTCGGCCAGGGGCAGCTGGCGGTCCATGGCCGCCCGGCGCATGCGGGTGTAGGCCTGGTCCTCGGTGAGGCCGAACTGCTCCATGAGCCGGCCCTTGGCCCGCTCGATCACCTTGCGGGCGGCCAGCTTGGACTCGAGGTCGTCGACCGTTCCCTGGAGGTCGCGGTGGTCGGCCGCCCGGGCCAGGGCGACGCTGACCCCGGCGAGCAGCTGGGCCGGCTGGAACGGCTTGACCAGGTAGCCGATGGTGCCGGCGTCGGCCGCCTGCTCGACCAGGTCCTTGTCGGAGAACGCGGTCAGGACGAGCACGGCCGGGCCCTCGGCGGTGATCTGCCTGGCCGCGGTGAGGCCGTCCACCTTGGGCATCTTCACGTCCATGATCACCAGGTCGGGGCCGAGCTCACGGGCCAGGCGGACCGCCTGCTCGCCGTCGCCGGCCTCGCCGACCACGGTGTGCCCACCCTCGGTGAGGGTCTCGACGATGTCCACCCTGATCAGGACCTCGTCCTCGGCGACGAGCACCCGCGCCATCCTGCTCCTTCCGCCACGTACGTCGGGTAGGCATCGTAGCCCGGAAGGAGGCTGACGCGGAGTCCGGTTGTCGTCCAGGGCCCGCCGTGCCGTCATCCGGTCCCCTCGTGGGCGTGCTCGATGGCCGCGACCTCGGCCCGGGGCGCGATCCGCCAGAAGGCGGCGTAGGAACGCTCCCAGGTATCGAGGATCCCCGCCGCCACCGCCGAGCCGGTCAGCTCGTGGTGGGCGACGATCAGCTCGCGCAGGAACACCAGCTCGATCTCGTCCGGCCGGCGGGGCAGGACCAGCTCGTCGTTGAGCTGGTCGAGGGCGTCGCCGTCGGGGTCGTAGAGGAACAGCTCGCCGCCGCTCATGCCGGCCCCGAGGTTGCGGCCGACCGGGCCGAGCACGATCACCGACCCGCCGGTCATGTACTCGCCGCCGTGGTCGCCGACCCCCTCGACCACCGCGGTGGCGCCCGAGTTGCGCACCGCGAACCGCTCCCCGGCCCGCCCGGCGCAGAACAGCTCGCCCCGGGTCGCCCCGTACAGGGCCGTGTTGCCGATCAGGACCGGGGCGCCGGCGTCGTCGGCCGGTGGCCGGACGACGATGCGGCCCCCGCCCATGCCCTTGCCAACGTAGTCGTTGCAGGCGCCGGTGAGCCGGAGGTCAATCCCGGGGGCCAGGAAGGCGCCGAAGCTCTGCCCGGCCGTCCCCTCGAGCTCGATCCGGGCCCGGCCGGCCGGCGGCCGCGACCCGAAGGCCTTGCCGACGGCCACCCCCAGCCGGGCCCCGACCGACCGGTCGGTGTTGGCGATCGGGTACTGGAGGTGGACGAGGTCGCCGTCGCGCAGCCCCGGCCAGGCGTCGTCGTGGATCCGGTCGCCCAGCTCGGACCGGGGACGCTGGATCGGGTCGGAGGCCACGAACCGGGTCGCCGGGGCGCCGCCGTCATCGGAGGCCCCGGTGGCCAGCAGGGGCGACAGGTCGAGGCTGTCGGCCCGCTGGTCGCCGGTGCGGCGCTGGGCCAGCAGGTCGACCCGGCCCACGGCCTCGTCCAGGCTGCGCAGCCCGAGGGAGGCCAGCAGCTCCCTGGTCTCGGTGGCCACGTACTCGAGGTAGTGGACGACCATGTCCGGGGTGCCGGTGAACTTGGCCCTGAGGTCGGGCCGCTGGGTGGCGATGCCGACCGGGCAGTTGTCCTGGTGGCAGGTCCGGACCATCAGGCAGCCCTCGGCCAGCAGGGCGGCCGTGCCGAAGCCGAACTCGTCGGCCCCGAGCAGGGCCGCCACCAGCACGTCGCGGCCCGTCTTGAAGCCGCCGTCGACCCGGACCTTGCAGCGCGAGCGGAGGTCGTTGGCGACCAGGGCCTGCTGGGTCTCGGCCAGGCCGAGCTCCCAGGGCGCGCCCCCGTGCTTGATCGAGGACAGCGGGCTGGCCCCGGTGCCGCCGTCGGCGCCCGAGATCATGACCACGTCGGCCAGTGACTTGACCACCCCGGCGGCGACCGTGCCCACCCCGGCCTCGGCGACCAGCTTGACCGACACCTCGGCGGTGGGGTTGGCCTGCTTCAGGTCGAACACCAGCTGGGCCAGGTCCTCGATCGAGTAGATGTCGTGGTGGGGCGGGGGCGAGATCAGGGCGACCCCGGGCTGGGTGTGGCGCAGCCGGGCGATCTCGCCGCTGACCTTGTG from Actinomycetota bacterium encodes the following:
- a CDS encoding PQQ-dependent sugar dehydrogenase → MRPALRGPAAFLVLALVIAACSGDDPGQEAGSATSVTSTTAAPSTTEEPTTTAARAGTAPSAQFRAADVRLVPVAELEQPVAMALRPGERTLYVVEQVGRVRAIRGGQLDPAPVADISDQVTAGGEQGLLGLAFSPDGRYLYLHYTDREGDHQIAELAMAGRRADPGSQRSVLRIEDPFGNHNGGQLAFGPDDHLYIAFGDGGGGGDPLGSGQSLGTLLGKILRIDPRPAGGRAYGVPSDNPFVGRDGARPEIWAYGLRNPWRFSFDAATGDLWIGDVGQNAYEEIDFEPAGSGGRNYGWNRREGRHPFNGGDRPDGAVDPVIEYGRDDGCTVIGGFVYRGRRIGGLRGAYLYGDYCSGWVRAARTRDGKVLEQRDLGLEVPSLSSFGTDAAGELYALSLAGVVYRLAPA
- a CDS encoding PspC domain-containing protein, translated to MEAFRRQGLVRPRQGRILGGVCAGLARRFGIGATMMRILFVVTLIVIPGSQIIVYPLLWILMPSE
- a CDS encoding isochorismatase family protein, whose amino-acid sequence is MSRFTDRPNTALMVLDVQNGVVANAYDRDRVVANIRQLVERARASQVPVVWVQHSDEQLARDSDEWQYVPELVREDGEPLVHKHYGDSFDDTDLESVLAERGVGRLLVTGAQTDECIRSTLHGAFVRGYDTTLVGDAHTTEDLSEWGAPSPDKVIDHTNMYWRYHSGPGRTAGVVKTAEVEF
- a CDS encoding arsenate reductase ArsC, with protein sequence MSGTGSGAAAARDRGGPPPRLVAVPGGGNGRPVPRPARTVVFLGVADDARSLVAAALLAHRSKGRVRAVSASPAAVDPDPAVAASLAELGVDLARVATEPPSPALLDGAELVVVMGYDQDDLAGGRRSEDWCIDDPRGKDAESVRCIRDAIDRRVQRLLIRMGVALPTRPR
- a CDS encoding response regulator; protein product: MARVLVAEDEVLIRVDIVETLTEGGHTVVGEAGDGEQAVRLARELGPDLVIMDVKMPKVDGLTAARQITAEGPAVLVLTAFSDKDLVEQAADAGTIGYLVKPFQPAQLLAGVSVALARAADHRDLQGTVDDLESKLAARKVIERAKGRLMEQFGLTEDQAYTRMRRAAMDRQLPLAEIAKRVLEAQPESPSTP
- a CDS encoding winged helix DNA-binding domain-containing protein, producing MRRIGVEERRARLGLRHHLAAETRTDVVEAARDLVGLHGTDPATVHLAARARMRDPQVAAVEQALYEDRTLVRILGMRRTMFVEPVELMPVVQAACTDAIAVQQRRLLLTMLDRAGLTDDPAGWVEEVEKVAVRALEARGEATAAELARDDPRLAQQIVVAAGKPYEGRQSVVTRILLLLAAEGRIVRGRPRGSWVSGQYRWSVVDAWLPEGVAPWSLQDAQTELVRRWLRGFGPATVADVKWWTGLPMGQVRKAVAATGAVEVDLDGVPGLVLPDDLDPVPAPEPWAALLPALDPTTMGWAGRNFYLGPHRPVLFDRNGNAGPAIWWDGRVVGGWAQRRSGEVVLRLLEDVGADATGAIEAEAARLATWFGPVRVTPRFRTPLERELAA